One region of Zingiber officinale cultivar Zhangliang chromosome 7B, Zo_v1.1, whole genome shotgun sequence genomic DNA includes:
- the LOC122006214 gene encoding probable xyloglucan 6-xylosyltransferase 1, with amino-acid sequence MSVLGRCLGERRVRQLQRTLRNGRLTLICLVLTVVVLRGTIGAGRFGTPEQDLHDLRRLLHRQPQLPHRALTEKHPDASSADGEDDPPRDPSAPYSLGPKISDWDRQRADWLRGHPGRPSFVGPNKPRVLLVTGSSPQPCENPIGDHYLLKAIKNKIDYCRVHGLEIFYNMALLDAEMAGFWAKLPLIRSLLLAHPEVEFLWWMDSDAMFTDMAFELPWERYAPYNLVMHGWDEMVYDDHNWIGLNTGSFLLRNCQWSLDLLDVWAPMGPKGKTRIEAGKVLTAYLKDRPVFEADDQSAMVYLLATQRERWGEKVYLESGYYLHGYWGILVDRYEEMIENYHPGLGDHRWPLVTHFVGCKPCAKFGDYPVERCLKQMDRAFNFGDNQILQMYGFTHKSLASRRVKRIRNETTNPLDWQDELGLLHPHFKASKDAKS; translated from the coding sequence ATGTCGGTGCTGGGTCGGTGTTTGGGCGAGCGGCGAGTGCGGCAGCTGCAGAGGACGCTTCGAAACGGCCGCCTCACCCTCATCTGTCTCGTCCTGACCGTCGTCGTCCTCCGGGGAACCATCGGCGCCGGACGCTTCGGCACCCCGGAGCAGGACCTCCACGACCTACGCCGCCTTCTCCACCGCCAGCCGCAACTCCCCCACCGCGCCCTCACCGAGAAGCACCCTGACGCCTCCTCCGCCGACGGCGAAGACGATCCCCCTCGCGATCCCTCCGCTCCCTATTCCCTCGGCCCCAAGATCTCCGACTGGGACCGACAGCGCGCCGATTGGCTCCGCGGACACCCCGGTCGGCCCAGCTTCGTGGGGCCCAACAAGCCGCGCGTGCTCCTCGTCACCGGTTCTTCTCCCCAGCCCTGCGAGAATCCCATCGGCGATCATTACCTGCTCAAAGCCATCAAGAATAAGATCGATTATTGCCGCGTCCATGGCCTAGAGATCTTCTACAACATGGCTCTCCTCGACGCGGAGATGGCCGGATTCTGGGCCAAGCTGCCGCTGATTCGCTCACTTCTTCTCGCTCATCCCGAGGTGGAGTTCCTCTGGTGGATGGACAGCGACGCTATGTTCACGGACATGGCCTTCGAACTCCCTTGGGAGCGCTACGCTCCCTACAATCTCGTGATGCACGGTTGGGACGAGATGGTCTACGACGACCACAACTGGATCGGTCTCAACACCGGCAGCTTCCTGCTTCGCAACTGCCAATGGTCGCTCGACCTCCTCGACGTCTGGGCGCCCATGGGACCTAAGGGAAAGACTCGAATCGAAGCCGGCAAGGTCCTCACCGCCTACCTCAAGGACAGACCTGTCTTCGAGGCCGACGACCAGTCGGCCATGGTCTATCTCCTCGCCACCCAGCGCGAACGTTGGGGCGAAAAGGTCTACCTCGAGAGCGGATACTACCTCCACGGGTACTGGGGCATCCTCGTCGACCGCTACGAGGAAATGATCGAGAATTACCACCCGGGACTCGGCGACCACCGCTGGCCCCTCGTCACCCACTTCGTCGGTTGCAAGCCCTGCGCCAAATTTGGCGATTATCCGGTGGAGCGCTGCCTCAAACAGATGGACCGCGCCTTCAACTTCGGCGACAACCAGATTCTACAGATGTACGGCTTCACTCACAAATCACTCGCGAGTAGAAGGGTGAAACGGATCAGGAATGAGACGACCAACCCTTTGGACTGGCAGGATGAACTAGGACTGCTCCATCCACATTTCAAGGCTTCAAAGGACGCTAAATCTTGA